One region of uncultured Sulfurimonas sp. genomic DNA includes:
- a CDS encoding 2-oxoglutarate ferredoxin oxidoreductase subunit beta, which produces MAFNYDKYLRLEKMPTLWCWGCGDGVILKAFVRAIEKMGVSQDDVCVVSGIGCSGRFSSYVDFNTVHTTHGRTVAYATGIKLSRPDKLVVCVAGDGDALAIGGNHTIHGCRRNIDLTMIVINNFIYGLTNSQTSPTTPKGMWTVSQKAGNIDPTFDTCDLAIAAGASFVARESMLDPKKLEKSMIKAMQHKGFSMMEVLSNCHINLGRKNKMVSAMENLEWIDSITTPKKKYDAMTPQERLNLLPTGVLKEDTEADEYCDMYAEIQKVHQGKRSKISQDDFAKKI; this is translated from the coding sequence ATGGCATTTAATTATGATAAATATTTAAGACTTGAAAAGATGCCAACACTATGGTGTTGGGGTTGTGGTGATGGTGTTATTCTTAAAGCATTCGTTAGAGCAATTGAAAAAATGGGTGTGAGTCAAGATGATGTATGTGTTGTATCTGGAATTGGTTGTTCAGGAAGATTTTCTTCTTATGTTGATTTCAATACTGTTCATACAACTCATGGTAGAACAGTGGCTTATGCAACAGGTATCAAGCTTTCTCGTCCAGATAAATTAGTTGTATGTGTAGCTGGTGATGGAGATGCCCTAGCAATTGGTGGTAATCATACTATTCATGGTTGTAGAAGAAATATTGACTTAACTATGATTGTTATTAATAACTTTATATATGGTTTAACTAATTCTCAAACTTCTCCAACTACTCCAAAAGGTATGTGGACTGTTTCTCAAAAGGCTGGTAATATTGACCCAACTTTTGATACTTGTGATTTAGCTATAGCAGCAGGAGCTTCTTTTGTCGCTCGTGAATCTATGCTTGATCCTAAAAAACTTGAAAAATCAATGATTAAAGCAATGCAACATAAAGGTTTTTCTATGATGGAAGTATTGTCTAACTGTCATATTAATTTAGGACGTAAAAATAAAATGGTTTCTGCTATGGAAAATCTAGAGTGGATTGACAGTATTACTACTCCTAAGAAAAAATATGATGCAATGACTCCGCAAGAGAGATTAAATCTTTTACCAACAGGTGTACTAAAAGAAGATACAGAAGCTGATGAGTATTGTGATATGTATGCAGAAATTCAAAAAGTTCATCAAGGTAAGAGAAGTAAAATCTCTCAAGATGACTTTGCTAAAAAAATATAA
- a CDS encoding 2-oxoacid:acceptor oxidoreductase family protein → MSDTKTLMRFTGVGGQGVLLAGEIFAAAKIKTGGHGLKTATYTSQVRGGPTVVDIQLDDEEIYYPYANDGEIGFMLSVAQKSYILFKDGVQPGGTIVVDPNLVHPTDEDRKKWKIYEIPIITIAKEEVGNVITQSVVALAIANTMMNAIDKNVLIETMLSKVPAKVHDVNKQAYELGEKYAREAMA, encoded by the coding sequence ATGAGTGATACTAAAACATTAATGAGATTTACTGGTGTTGGTGGTCAAGGTGTTCTTCTTGCTGGTGAAATTTTTGCAGCTGCAAAAATTAAAACAGGTGGGCATGGTTTAAAAACTGCAACATATACATCACAAGTGCGTGGTGGACCAACTGTTGTTGATATTCAACTTGATGATGAAGAAATTTATTATCCGTATGCAAATGATGGTGAAATAGGATTTATGCTTTCAGTTGCACAAAAAAGTTATATTCTTTTTAAAGACGGTGTTCAACCAGGTGGAACAATAGTAGTGGATCCAAATCTTGTTCATCCAACTGATGAAGATAGAAAAAAATGGAAAATATATGAAATTCCAATTATTACTATAGCAAAAGAAGAGGTTGGTAATGTTATTACTCAATCAGTTGTTGCTCTTGCAATTGCTAACACAATGATGAATGCAATTGATAAAAATGTTTTAATAGAGACAATGCTTTCTAAAGTACCTGCTAAAGTTCATGATGTAAATAAACAAGCATATGAACTTGGTGAAAAATATGCTAGAGAAGCAATGGCTTAA
- a CDS encoding 4Fe-4S dicluster domain-containing protein produces the protein MGTFETKNPGNQPVWVNTSNCKACDICVSVCPSGVLGMKYESTSTLGAMISVNNPESCIGCNECELSCPDFAIFVADKQEYKAAGFSFAKLTDESKERQAAIVANNYMSLSEQGVK, from the coding sequence ATGGGAACTTTTGAGACAAAAAACCCAGGTAACCAACCTGTATGGGTAAATACAAGTAACTGTAAAGCATGTGATATTTGTGTGTCTGTGTGTCCATCAGGTGTACTGGGAATGAAATATGAATCTACTTCTACATTAGGTGCTATGATTTCTGTTAACAATCCAGAATCTTGTATCGGATGTAATGAATGTGAGCTTAGCTGTCCTGATTTTGCTATATTTGTAGCAGATAAACAAGAATATAAAGCTGCTGGTTTTAGTTTCGCTAAGTTAACTGATGAATCTAAAGAGCGTCAAGCTGCTATTGTCGCAAATAATTATATGTCACTTAGTGAACAAGGAGTTAAGTAA
- a CDS encoding 2-oxoglutarate synthase subunit alpha has translation MATREVISTGNELAAIAAVDAGCKFFGGYPLTPSSEVMHVISDLLPKKNGVAIQMEDEIAGICCVIGAAMAGDRALTATSGPGMSLKAENLGLAQMAEVPLVCVNVMRGGPSTGLPTRVSQGDILQSKNPSHGDYKSITLCAGSLAECYTEVVRAFNIADRFMQPVIVLLDETIGHMHGKADIPTAQDVEAGIVPRKRFDGAPEDYFPYGVEHDEPAVLNPMFEGYRYHFTGLHHDKNGFPTEEIETCRKLIQRLEDKVELHKDEVESYEEFMMDDAEVMIVAYGSVSLAAKESIRHLRKEGIKAGLFRPITIWPSPAEKIKEHTDKIEKVLVVELNIGQYHSEVQRAAARLDIDGLFKVNGRPISPHEIVSKVKEL, from the coding sequence ATGGCAACAAGAGAAGTAATATCTACTGGTAATGAACTAGCAGCGATTGCAGCAGTTGATGCTGGCTGTAAATTTTTTGGTGGTTATCCTTTAACTCCATCAAGTGAAGTAATGCATGTTATATCTGATCTTTTACCTAAAAAGAATGGTGTAGCAATACAAATGGAAGATGAAATCGCTGGTATTTGTTGTGTTATTGGTGCTGCTATGGCGGGTGATCGTGCATTAACAGCTACATCTGGACCTGGAATGAGTTTAAAGGCTGAAAATTTAGGTCTTGCACAAATGGCAGAAGTTCCTTTAGTTTGTGTTAACGTTATGCGTGGTGGTCCATCAACTGGTCTTCCAACTCGTGTATCACAAGGTGATATTCTTCAGTCTAAAAACCCATCACATGGTGATTATAAATCAATCACACTGTGTGCAGGTTCTTTAGCTGAGTGTTATACAGAAGTTGTAAGAGCGTTCAATATTGCAGATAGATTTATGCAACCAGTTATTGTTTTATTAGATGAGACTATTGGGCATATGCATGGTAAAGCTGATATACCAACTGCCCAAGATGTTGAGGCAGGAATTGTACCAAGAAAAAGATTTGATGGTGCTCCTGAAGATTATTTTCCATATGGTGTTGAACATGATGAACCTGCGGTTCTTAACCCTATGTTTGAAGGTTATAGATATCATTTTACAGGTCTTCACCACGATAAAAATGGTTTTCCAACTGAAGAAATTGAGACTTGTAGAAAACTAATTCAGAGATTAGAAGATAAAGTAGAGCTTCATAAAGATGAAGTAGAATCTTATGAAGAGTTTATGATGGATGATGCTGAAGTAATGATTGTTGCTTATGGTTCTGTTTCTTTAGCTGCAAAAGAATCTATAAGACACTTAAGAAAAGAAGGTATTAAAGCTGGTTTATTTAGACCTATTACTATCTGGCCTTCTCCAGCAGAAAAAATAAAAGAGCATACTGATAAGATTGAAAAAGTTTTAGTTGTAGAACTTAACATTGGTCAGTATCACTCTGAAGTTCAGCGTGCAGCTGCAAGATTAGATATTGATGGCTTATTTAAAGTTAATGGTAGACCAATATCTCCACATGAGATTGTAAGTAAAGTAAAGGAGCTATAA